The DNA region ATTGGCAGACTCGCGCGCCAAAGCCCAGGCGCTCATCATGGCTGGACAAGTGCGTGTCGCGGGTCAGGTCGCGCTCAAACCTGCCACCACCGTCCAACCGGATGCCCAACTGACAGTGGATACCGGTCCGCGTTTTGTTTCGCGCGGCGGCGAAAAACTGGAAGGCGCGCTGAAGACATTTTCGATTGATGTGAGTGATTTCACCTGTGCGGATGTGGGCGCATCCACGGGCGGCTTTACGGATTGCCTGCTCCAGCACGGTGCAGAAAAAGTCTACGCGATTGATGTTGGAAAAGGAATTCTGCACTGGAAACTCCGCAACGATCCGCGCGTGGTCGTTATGGAAGAGACCAACGCCCGCTTCGTAGAATCCCTGCCGGAGAAGATCGATCTCGTCACAGTAGATACATCTTTTATCTCATTGAAAGTTCTGTTACCAGTGATTAAGGGTTGGCTCAATCTTTTTCCTCTCTCCTCTTTCACCGATGAAGGAAAGAAGAAAGAAGAAAGAAAGATTATCGCTCTCATCAAGCCTCAATTCGAGGCAGGCAAAAAGGAAGTCTCGCGCGGCGACGGTGTCATCCGCGACCCTGAAATTCACAGACGGGTTCTGCTGGAAGTTCTGGAATTTGCAAAGGACGAAGGCTTCGGTTTGCGTGGATTGGTCAAATCGTCCTTGCTGGGTCCCAAAGGAAATGCCGAGTTTTTGGTTTGGCTGGATATGTCACCGAATGAAGTTTCGGCGGAAGAACTGGTGAATGCAGTGATGAAGCAGGAGATTGCTCCGGGCTAACGCCTCGCAATGACACGTGAACATGAACTGCCCAAAATGTACATCCGAACTTGTCA from Anaerolineales bacterium includes:
- a CDS encoding TlyA family RNA methyltransferase translates to MSKIRLDVLLVDKGLADSRAKAQALIMAGQVRVAGQVALKPATTVQPDAQLTVDTGPRFVSRGGEKLEGALKTFSIDVSDFTCADVGASTGGFTDCLLQHGAEKVYAIDVGKGILHWKLRNDPRVVVMEETNARFVESLPEKIDLVTVDTSFISLKVLLPVIKGWLNLFPLSSFTDEGKKKEERKIIALIKPQFEAGKKEVSRGDGVIRDPEIHRRVLLEVLEFAKDEGFGLRGLVKSSLLGPKGNAEFLVWLDMSPNEVSAEELVNAVMKQEIAPG